TATCGTTCTCCATTAATTGAAGGTATTGGGATAGTTGTGCTTTTATATCTGCATCTAGTATCATTTTGATCGAACTCCTTAGATTTTGCCTACAAGGTCAAGGCTTGGTTTAAGTGTTGCAGAACCCTCTTGCCATTTAGCTGGGCAAACTTCACCTGGGTTGTTACGTACGTATTGAGCTGCTTTCACTTTGTTAACAAGGATGCTTGCGTCACGGCCGATACCGCCAGCATTGATTTCCATAGATTGGATAACGCCGTCTGGATCGATGATGAATGTACCACGAGCAGCAAGACCTTCTTCTTCAATTAATACGTTGAAGTTGCTAGTGATTGTGCGAGTTGGGTCACCAATCATAATGTATTCGATTTTGCCGATAGTTTCTGAGCTATCATGCCATGCTTTATGCGTGAAGTGAGTGTCAGTAGATACAGAGTATACTTCAACGCCTAATTCTTTTAAAGTTGCATATTGGTTTTGTAAGTCTTCAAGTTCAGTTGGGCATACGAATGTGAAGTCTGCTGGGTAGAAGCAAACTACGCTCCATTTTCCTTTGAAACTTTCGTCAGTAACTTGGATAAACTCTCCATTATGGTAAGCATTAGCTTTAAACGGTTTTACTTCTGTGCCGATTAATAACATATTAAAATTCCTCCTAAAAGTTGGTTTTGAGCATCGGAAATTAGTTTGCTCATAAAATATATTTTTTAATTAACTATAATAATTCTAATTCGATATTAATTATCATATAAAATCAGTTATTTTGTCAAGGAGAATGTACGAACTTTATTATACTTTTACGTAATCTTTACTTTTAAATGAAATTAGTAGGTAATTTGATGGTGATATGGTAGAGATTGAAGTTTCGTATGAGTGAAGTTGTATTTTTCATTATTTTTGATACACGAGTTTAAAGTTGAAATGGAAATGTATAGTATGGAATAATCAAGTTTTTTAGAGGGAAAGGTTTCTTAGTAGATAGTGAATTTGAAAAGTATCTTCTTATTTATTTTACATAGAATTATGCAATAAATAAAACAAAATGAATCGTAATATTGTTGAAAAAGAGTTGTTATTTTAAATATATATAATAGAAAGCGTATTGCAATGAACAAAATAGAAACATTGACGCCCATCTCTAGCAAGCTATAATAAAACCAAAAAGAACAGGATATAGGTTGGGAGCTTCCTTCGGTATCGTATTTCATTGTTTTTGCTGGTCCGAATGTACGCTGTGCACCGTATGAAACGCTTGGTACGAAGGAATTAGCAGAAGCAGCCTTTGAAGGAATGATTGACCGTCGTGCAGTTTTACTCGCTAATCAAGGTTTAATGGCTGGTGTGAATCATATAAAAATGGCATTTACCATAGCAGAAGACATTGAGTTTTGCGCTCAAATCTATTATCAAACGAAGAGTATTGGGGAACCAAAGCTATTGCCAGCAGAAGAGATGGAAAATTTGGCGAGAAAGTTTGAAGGGTATGGGCAACAATAAAAAACATTTCAATAAAAAAATCCCCTCAAGAAAAATTTCTCGAGGGGATTTTTTATGATTTCTTGAGCAATAAATACATAAAGTAAGGTGCCCCAATTAAAGCAACGACAATACCTACGGGAATACCGCTAGGTTCGACGATATGACGTCCAATAGTGTCTGCTAGTAGCAATAGCCATCCGCCGATTAAAACGGCAATAGGGATGAACATTTGATGTCTAGGACCTATTAAAGCTTTTGCGATATGAGGAGCCATCAGTCCGATAAAGGAGATTCCACCTGTTACTGAAACGGCAGCGGCAGCTAATGCTACAGCTGCTATTAGTAAGGAGCGGCGTTCTTTTTCAATTTCGATGCCGACCCCAATTGCGACTTGTTCGTTTAAGGCAAGGATATTTAAACGATTGGCTTTATAGAAAACGTATGGAATGAGTATAGCTAACCAAGGAAGCATTGCTAAAACGAAGACCCAATCATCGCCCCAAATGT
The DNA window shown above is from Bacillus clarus and carries:
- the ahpC gene encoding alkyl hydroperoxide reductase subunit C, which translates into the protein MLLIGTEVKPFKANAYHNGEFIQVTDESFKGKWSVVCFYPADFTFVCPTELEDLQNQYATLKELGVEVYSVSTDTHFTHKAWHDSSETIGKIEYIMIGDPTRTITSNFNVLIEEEGLAARGTFIIDPDGVIQSMEINAGGIGRDASILVNKVKAAQYVRNNPGEVCPAKWQEGSATLKPSLDLVGKI